A stretch of the Gemmatimonadota bacterium genome encodes the following:
- a CDS encoding potassium channel protein — protein MRPTHPRPIAPDLHRASLRRTLLPFGKRFFWAFLFSMGVIAAGTAGYVALEKWKSFDAFYMAVVTASSVGYAEVHPLSHAGRVFTVALLALSVVGLGIWWALITAFIVEMDFAGVFRRRRNMKRIESLSDHHIVCGAGRVGRVLVEELATEGVPFVVIEVDPDRAATLRDTGEGVPVIEADATREGTLETAGVVRAKGLAACLSSDADNLLLCLTARGMRPDMEIVARANEEESLEKLRRAGANHVISPPVTGAKRMAASLVRPSIVSFLDAATLGSDIALRLEETTIPKGASIVGRSLSEARIPQRTGLVVLALRRGFSEDAPSYNPGPETRLEAGDTMIVLGREEQIASLREYVGSASDE, from the coding sequence ATGAGACCGACTCATCCGCGGCCGATCGCCCCGGACCTTCATCGCGCGTCCCTCCGGCGGACGCTGCTCCCGTTCGGGAAACGCTTCTTCTGGGCGTTCCTCTTCTCCATGGGCGTGATCGCGGCGGGCACGGCGGGCTATGTGGCCCTGGAGAAGTGGAAGAGCTTCGACGCGTTCTACATGGCTGTCGTGACGGCTTCGTCCGTGGGATACGCGGAAGTGCATCCGTTGAGCCACGCGGGCCGGGTGTTCACCGTCGCGCTGCTTGCGCTCAGCGTGGTCGGTCTGGGGATCTGGTGGGCGCTTATCACCGCATTCATCGTCGAGATGGACTTCGCGGGTGTCTTTCGGAGGCGAAGGAACATGAAGAGAATCGAGAGTCTGTCCGACCATCACATTGTCTGCGGAGCGGGGCGCGTCGGGCGCGTGCTCGTCGAGGAACTGGCGACCGAGGGCGTGCCTTTCGTCGTGATCGAGGTCGACCCGGACCGGGCCGCGACGCTTCGGGACACCGGCGAGGGCGTTCCCGTGATCGAGGCCGACGCGACACGGGAAGGAACGCTCGAAACGGCGGGAGTGGTCCGTGCGAAAGGGTTGGCCGCGTGTCTGTCCAGCGACGCCGACAACCTCCTCCTTTGCCTCACGGCGCGAGGGATGCGTCCGGACATGGAGATCGTCGCCCGGGCGAACGAAGAGGAATCGCTGGAGAAACTCCGCCGTGCCGGGGCGAACCATGTGATCTCCCCGCCGGTCACCGGGGCGAAGCGGATGGCGGCCTCGCTGGTGCGGCCGAGCATCGTGAGTTTTCTGGATGCCGCGACGCTCGGCTCGGACATTGCGCTCCGGCTTGAAGAGACCACCATCCCGAAGGGCGCGTCCATTGTCGGGCGGAGTCTTTCGGAAGCGCGCATCCCGCAGCGCACCGGGCTGGTCGTGCTGGCGTTGCGCCGGGGGTTCTCCGAAGACGCGCCGAGTTACAACCCAGGCCCGGAGACGCGGCTGGAAGCCGGGGACACGATGATTGTCCTCGGGCGCGAGGAGCAGATCGCGAGCCTCCGGGAGTATGTGGGGAGCGCGTCGGACGAGTAG